A region of the Microbacterium sp. SL75 genome:
ATCAGGTGAAGGCCACGCCCGCGGCATCCGGAATCCCCCAGGTCTGGCTGCTCGGATCGAGCGACTACTCCGCGCAGCTCGCAGCGAGCTTCGGTCTGCCGTACGTCTTCGCCAACCACTTCGCGGGCGAGGGCCTCGAACACGCTCTGCAGCTCTACCGCGACCAGTTCGTGCCGAACGAGTCGGGTGAGGGCCCCCGCACCTTCGTCACCGCGAACGTCGTCGCCGCTCCCACCTCGGAGGAGGCCGAGGAGCGCGCGATCCCGCAGCTGCGGATGATGGCACGCCTGCGCACCAATCGCCCCCTCACGCCGCTCAAGACGATCGAGGCCGCCAAGGCCAACCCGTTCGACGCGATGACCGAGTCGATCATGGCCTCGACCCGGCAGAAGTGGTTCGTCGGCACGGGCGACGACGTGCGCTCGCAGCTCAGCGCCTTCGCCGCACAGCACGGGGTCGACGAGATCATGGTGTCGCCCGTGGCGGGCGCGTACGAGGGCGAGACGTCCGAGGGCCGCGCGCAGACGCTCGAGCTGATCGCGGCTCCCGCGACCGTCGCGGCCTGACCCGCGGCGGGACGGGCCGTCCGGCGGAGGTCGTCGGCGACACGTCGAATCATGGCGTCTGGAAACGGCATGTCGAGCGGGAGATCCGCACGGCGGCCCGCGGGCGGCGGCCCGAAGGCGGCGGCCCGGCGGCGGCTGTAGAACCGGCGCGGGCGTCGGCGGGACGGGCCGTCCGGCGGAGGCCGCCGAAGACACCCCGAGTCACGGCGTCTGGAAACGGCATGTCGAACATCAAGTCCGCACGACGGCCCGGGGGGAGGCGGCCCGGCGGCAGCTGCAGAACCGGCGCGGGCCGCAGCGGGACGAGCCGTCCGGCGGAGGTCGTCGACGACACGCCGAGTCACGGCATCCGGGAACGGCGTGTCGAGAACGACGTCCGCACGACGGCCCGGGGCGGCGGCCCGGCGGCAGCTGCAGAACCGGCGCGGGCCGCGGCGGGACGGGCCGTCCGGCGGAGGTCGTCGACGACACGCCGAGTCACGGCATCCGGAAACGGCATGTCGAACATCAAGTCCGCACGACGGCCCGGGGCGGCGGCCCGGCCCGTCCGGCGGAGGTCGTCGACGACACGCCGAGTCACGGCATCCGGGAACGGCGTGTCGAGAACGACGTCCGCACGACGGCCCGGGGCGGCGGCCCGGCGGCAGCTGCAGAACCGGCGCGGGCCGCGGCGGGACGGGCCGTCCGGCGGAGGTCGTCGACGACACGCCGAGTCACGGCATCCGGAAACGGCATGTCGAACATCAAGTCCGCACGACGGCCCGGGGCGGCGGCCCGGCCCGTCCGGCGGAGGTCGTCGACGACACGCCGAGTCACGGCATCCGGGAACGGCGTGTCGAGAACGACGTCCGCACGACGGCCCGGGGCGGCGGCCCGGCGGCAGCTGCAGAACCGGCGCGGGCCGCGGCGGGACGGGCCGTCCGGCGGAGGTCGTCGACGACACGCCGAGTCACGGCATCCGGAGACGGCGTGTCGAACGACAAGTCCGCACGGCGGCCCGGGGGCGGCGGCCCGGGGCGGCGGCGTCCCGGCGGCGGCTGCAGAACCGGCGCGGGCCGCGGCGGGACGGGCCGTCCGGCGGAGGTCGTCGACGACACCCCGACTCACGGCATCCGGAAACGGCGTGTCGAACATGACGTCCGCACGACGGCCCGGGGCGGCGGCCCGCGGGCGGTGTCCCGGCGGCGGCGGCAGAACCCGGCGTGGGCCTCGGCGGGACGGGCCGTCCGGAGGAGGCCGCCGACGACACGCCGAGTCACGGCATCCGGAGACGGCATGTCGAACACGACATCCGCACGACGGCCCGGGGGCGGCGTTCCGGCGGCAGCGGCAGAACCGGGGTCAGGCCTCGGGCTCGCCGCTCAGCAGGCCGCGCAGCCAGTCGCGCGCCTCGACGAACACGTCGTCGCTGTAGCGCTGCGGGTAGCGGACGATCGCCCGGTCGGCGCGGGCGTACGACCCGAGGAAGATCACCTTGGGGCTGAAACGGCGAAGACCCAGCAGCGCATCGGCCATGCGTTCGTCGAGCACGTGGCCATCGGCGTCGATCACGAAGCGGTAGCGGCCGAGGGCGTCGCCGATGGGGCGGGATGCCAACAGGCTCAGGTTGATCCCGCGCGTGGCGAACTGCTCGAGCAGCTCGAGCAGGGCACCCGGGTGATCCTCGGGCAGCTCGACGATCAGCGACGTCTTGTCGGCGCCCGTGGGAGGCGCGGGGGCGACGGTGCGGCTCACGAGCACGAAGCGCGTCACCGCGTTCGGGTTGTCGCCGATGCTCTCGGCGAGCACCGTCACGTCGTGGTGGGCGACGATTCCGGGAGCGGCGATGGCCGCGTCGGCGGCGCTCGTGCCGTCGAGGACGCCGAGGGCGCTCGCGACGTTGCTCTCGGCCGGCAGGTGCGCGTGCGCGGGCACGTTCTCGCTCAGCCACTTGAGGCACTGCGCGTAGGCCACGGGATGCGCGGCGATCAGCGATACGTCGTCCAGAGTCGTTCCGGGGCGTGCGACGAGCACGAAGTTCACCGGCACGAGGTACTCGCCCACGATGCGCAGTCCGGGCACGGTGGCCAGGGCATCTTGCGCGGTGGAGACGCCGCCGTCGACGGAGTTCTCGATCGCGATCATCGCGGCATCCGAACGGCCCTCGACCACATCGGCGAGTGCTTCGCCGACGTTACGGACGGGCCGCCAGATCTGGTCGCGCGCCTCGGGAACCTGGGCGAGGGCGGCCTCGGTGAAGGTTCCGGCCGGCCCCAGGTAGCTATAGGTACGGCGGGCGGGCGCGGAGTCTGTGTCGGGCAGCACCGGCTCAGCCTAGCCGCGTCACGCAGGCCGCTCACCGACGGATTCGCTCGGAATGCGTCACGACGTGTGCGCATGTCGGATGCAGCGGGCAGACTGGACGTATGAGCAGTCGCGCAGGGCAGCCCGCAGAGGCATCCGATCTCATCGACATCGACGAACTGATCGCGGCGTACTACGACCGCAAGCCGGATGCCGCGGTGCCCGAGCAGCGAGTCGCCTTCGGCACCAGCGGTCACCGCGGGTCGTCGCTGAGCACGAGCTTCAACGAGGACCACATCCTCGCCACGACCCAGGCGATCGTCGACTACCGCGCCGCACAGGGCATCACCGGTCCGCTCTTCCTCGGCCGCGACACCCACGGGCTGTCGCTGCCCGCCGAACGCAGCGCCATCGAGGTGCTGGTCGCCAACGGCGTCGACGTGCGCGTCGACTCGCGCGATGCCTGGGTGCCGACGCCTGCTCTCAGCCACGCGATCCTCACGTACAACCGTGACCTGGCCGCCGACGACCCGGGCCGTTCCGACGGCATCGTCGTCACGCCCTCGCACAACCCGCCCCGCGACGGCGGCTTCAAGTACAACCCGCCGCACGGCGGCCCCGCCGACACCGACGCCACCGGTTGGATCGCCGACCGCGCGAACGAGCTCATTGCCGCGGGCCTCGAGGGCGTGAAGCGCACGCGTCACGCCGACATCGATCTCGACGGCTTGGGCCAGTACGACTTCCGGGACGCGTATGTGCGCGATCTGGCATCCATCATCGACGTCGATGCCATCAAGAGCGCCGGCGTCCGCATCGGTGCCGACCCGCTGGGCGGCGCGTCGGTGGAGTACTGGGCACTCATCGCCGAGGTGTACGGGCTCGACCTGATCGTGGTGAACCCCGAGGTCGACCCGACCTGGAAGTTCATGACCCTCGACTGGGACGAGAAGATCCGCATGGATCCCTCGTCTCCCTCGGCCATGGCGTCGCTGGTCGCCGCGCGTGACGAGTACGACATCCTCACGGGCAACGACGCCGATGCCGACCGCCACGGAATCGTCACCCCCGACGCCGGGCTGATGAACCCCAACCACTACCTCGCGGTCGCCATCGATTACCTGTTCTCGCACCGCCCGAACTGGCCGGTCGACGCCGCCGTGGGCAAGACGCTCGTGTCGTCGATGATCATCGACCGCGTCGCCGCCTCACTCGGCAAGACGCTGCTCGAGGTCCCGGTGGGGTTCAAATGGTTCGTGCCCGGTCTGCTCGACGGTTCCGTCGCGTTCGGTGGCGAGGAATCGGCCGGAGCGTCGTTCCTGCGCAAGGATGGAACCGTCTGGACCACCGACAAGGACGGCATCCTGCTCTGCCTGCTGGCCGCCGAGATCCTCGCCGTCACCGGCAAGACTCCCTCGCAGCGCTACGCGGAGCTCGAGAGCGAGTTCGGCGCCTCGGCGTACCAGCGCGTCGATGCCCCGGCTTCGCCCGCGCAGAAGTCGGCTCTGTCGAAGCTGTCTCCGGATGCCGTGACCGCCACCGAGCTCGCGGGTGAGCCGATCACCGCGAAGCTCTCGCACGCGCCCGGCAACGGCGCGGCGATCGGCGGGCTCAAGGTGCAGACCGAGTCGGCGTGGTTCGCCGCCCGCCCCTCGGGCACCGAAGACGTCTACAAGCTGTACGCCGAGTCGCTCCGCGGCGAAGAGCACCTGCGCGCGGTGCAGGAAGAGGCGCGGGCCGTCGTCTCGGCGGCACTCGGCCAGGCCTGAGTCTTTCGCAGCCGGAAGCGGCGTCGCCCCGAGGGGTGGCGCCGCTTTCGCGTGTGGCGCGTCGCCGGGCGAGCCGCCGTGCGGAGTCGGTCGGTACCGTCGGGCGGAGTCGGCCGGGAAACGCCGGGATGTTGAGGCCCGTAGCCGGCGTGTCCAGCACGCACTCCGCACCACGGTACGCGCGGTGCCCGCCCGCGGACTGCGTCGTCGGGCGGACTCGGTCGGCGCCGTCGGGCGGAGCCGGTCGGTACCTTCGGGCGGAGCCGGAGGGAAAACGCCGGGATGCCGAGGCGCGTAGCCGGCGTGTCCGGCACGCACTCCGCACGACGGTACGCGCGCGGGCCGAACCGGGGCGACGAGACGACGAGCCGACGAGTTCAGGCGGAACGCCGGGAACGCCGCGACCCCGACGCTCTCGAGAACGTCGGGGCCGTGGCATCCGGGGCCGGAGCCGGGGTCAGGCGGGCGCGAAGGTCTTCGCGTCGATGACGAAGCGGTAGCGCACGTCGCTCTTGAGCACGCGCTCGTAGGCCTCGTTGATCTGGTCGGCCGAGATGAGCTCGGTCTCGGGCGCGATGCCGTTCTCGGCGCAGAAGTCGAGCATCTCCTGGGTCTCGCGGATGCCGCCGATCGACGAACCGGCGAACGAGCGACGGTTCGTGAACAGGGTGAAGACCTGGATGGGCAGCGGCTCCGGCGGGGCGCCGACGTTGACCATCGTGCCGTTGAGCGCGAGCAGGCCGAGGTACTGCTTGAGGTCGAGCGGGGCACTGACGGTGTTGATGATGAGGTCGAAGGTCTTCTTCAGCTTCTCGAAGGTCTCGTCGTCCTTCGTCGCGTAGTAGTGGTCGGCGCCCATCTTGAGGCCGTCGTCCTTCTTGCTGAGCGTCTGCGAGAGCACGGTGACCTCGGCGCCCATGGCGTGGGCGATCTTGACGGCCATGTGACCGAGACCGCCGAGACCGACGACGGCGACCTTCTTGCCGGGGCCCGCGTTCCAGTGGTTCAGGGGCGAGTAGGTCGTGATGCCGGCGCACAGCAGCGGGGCGGCCTTGTCGTAGGGGATCGACTCGGGAACGCGCAACACGAAGTGCTCGTCGACGACGATCTTCTCGCTGTAGCCGCCCTGGGTGATCGTGCCGTCGACGTCCTTGGCCCCGTAGGTGCCGATGTTGCCCTTCTCGCAGTACTGCTCCTCGCCCGCGAGGCAGTTCTCGCATTCGCGGCACGAGTTGACCATGCAGCCGACGCCGACGCGGTCGCCGACCTTGTGGCTGGTGACCTCGGAACCGACCTCGGCGACCGTGCCGACGATCTCGTGGCCCACGGTCAGCGGGTAGGGGACGTTGCCCCACTCGCCGCGGATGGTGTGGATGTCGGAGTGGCAGATGCCGGCGTAGGCGATGTCGATCAGGACGTCCTTCGGGCCGACGTCACGACGCTCGATGGTCGTGGGCTCGAGGGGCGAGGTCGCGGACGACGCCGCGTAGGCATTGACGTGCATGGTTCTCCTCAGGAGGGTCGATGCGGATGCATCCATCCTCCCCCGGGTCGGGGCCGCACGGCTCGGGGTTGCACGGATGTGCGCGAAGGGGAAGGGATGCCGGCACCCCGGCCCCTCGGCGACGCCGAAGGCCGTGCCGGTCGCGGGGAGGCGACCGACACGGCCTTCGGTTTCAGAGAGTCACACGCGAGAGCGGCGACGCCGCAGCACGACCGCCCCGGCTCCGAGCAGGAGCAGGACGAGCGCGCCGATGCTCAGGACGAGCACGCCTTCGGTGTTCTGGCCGGTGGTGGCCAGGTCGCGCCCGTTCGCCGCAGAGCCCGCTCCGGTGTTTGCGGAGCTCGCCGGCGAGCCGTCACCGGCTCCGGCCCCCGGTCCGGTGGAGCCGGTACCGGCGCCCGGGGTTCCCGATCCGCCGTCCGTTCCGCCGCCCGTCCCCGGGTCGGACACCGCCGCCGTGGGGACGACCGCCGCCGATCGAGCGGTGCCCGCCGCGAAGCCGGCCGCCGTCGCGGTCGCCTCGACGGTGATCTGACGCCCCTCGTCGGCCGCCGTCAGCGCGTAGCTGTCGGCGGTGGCACCGTCGATGGCGACGCCGTCGCGCATCCACGAGTACGCCGCGGCCGCCTCGGCCGGATCGGTCACGACCGTCGCCCGCAGGGTGGAGCCCACGCGGGGCTCGCCCGTCACGGTGACGCTGGTGACGCCGACGGTCCGGTTCACGGTGACCGAGTAGGTGCGCGAGGTGCCGTCGGGGGCCGTGACCTGCACGGTTCCGACGCCGCCGGTCGCGGCGAGCGCCGCCAGCCGTGCCGTGTCGGCCGACTCGGACGCACCGGGCTGGATGATGACGACGCTCGCGTCCTCGTCGACGGCCAGGGCGTGCAGGGCCGGCCAGGTCGCACCCGTCGACGAGACGGTGTAATCGAGCACGTCGGGGGCGAACCCCTCGACCGGCGTGTCACCTACGGTGAGGCGGGCGAGATCGGCGATACCCGCGGGAGCCGGGGCCGCCGCGAAGATCTCGACCTCGGACACGATCATGTGCGTCTGCGAACGGGCGTTCATGACCACGCGGACCTCGTCGGCAGCGCCGGCGACCGGCACATCGACCTTCGGCGCACCGCTCGAGGGGGTGGGCACGGTCACCAGGTCTCCCTGGATCCAGTCCCCGCCGCTCACGCGACGGTCCACCCGCAGGGTCGCGGGCCAGCTCATGGTGTTGCCGTCGCGGTAGAACTGCACGGCGACGTGGGTGAGCGTCTCGCGCTGCTTCAGCGCGTAGCTCAGCGTGTCCTGCTCGTTCTTCGTGCCCGAACGCCAGTTCGACCACCCCTTGTCTGTGGAGCTGCCATTGATGGTGTTGCCCACCCCGTACTGGGAGCTCTCGGTGAAGGTCGCCGACGGCTGGCTCTGCGGGGCGACGTTGCGCTCCGACGCCGCGGTGACGATCACCGTCAGGCGCGCGTCGAGCTTCTCGCCGCTGGGCCCGGTGGCCACGCCCGTCACGCCGACGGTCCCCGTCTGGGCGAAGGAGGCGTCGGTGAGTCCGTCCCAGCTCCACTGGACCGGCACCCAGAAGCCCGAGCCCGAGGGGCTCAGCTCCGCCTGCACGCTGCCGTCGGCCTGGCTCCGCACCACGTCGAGCGCGCTCCCGGCGGGAACGGTGACGGATGCCGGCCGCGTGGCGGTGTAGGGCCCCACCTCGACGGTGGCCGTGGCCTCGAAGGCGTTGCCGAACAGGTCGGTGCCGGTCCCTCGCACCTGGACCGTTCCGACGCGCGAGAAGTCCACCCCATCGAGCTGCCAGCTCACCACGGCGCTGCGAAGGGTACGACCGGCGTAACGGAGGTCGACGGTGCTCGGGAGCGTCGGGCTCACGCCCACGGCGGTCGCCACCGTCACCGGCTCCGCCCCGACGACCGAGGTCCCGGCGATGCGCCACTGCTGGTTGCCGCCGCCGTTCGAGGTCCACAGTCCGACGGACGCGCCGGGGGTGGTGCTCGCTCCGTTGACGTCGAGGACGCGCTCGGCTGCGACGTTCAGTATCGAGTAGTAGGTGCCGTCGGTCGTCGACGCCATCCACTGCAGTGCGGGGTTCGACGCGGCCGCGGCCGGATCGGCATCCACCAGGGCGGTGCTGGTGCCGCTCGAGGCGAGGAACTTCCCCGTCCCGTTCTGCAGGGTGAACCGGTGTCGGTTGGTGCCCTTGCCGTCGATCGTGCGAACGGTCCACGACTGGGCGCGGGCGGTGTCGGCCGTGGTGGCGGGGGTCCGTACGGCGAGCGTCGAGCCGCCGTCGAGGGCGAGTCCACTCTGCAGGCCCGACAGCTGCACCGTCTGACCGTCTCGGAACGCGGCGGCGTCGGGAGAGACTCCCGAGACGCCGTCGATCTCGAACGTCACGACCGACTTCGCGGGGATGGTGAGCGTCGCGGTGCGGGATGCCGCGTCGACGGCGACCGGCTGCCCCGTCTTCAACGCGTTGACCGACGGCGCGTCGGCCGTCGACTGCGTCGTGACGATCGGGGTCACGGTCGCACCGGGGGCGACGGTACCGAAATCGCGCAGGTCGATCTGCACGGTGCGCTCGGCGGCCTCGGCGTTGACGTGGACGATCGTCGCGCCCTGTCCGTCGGCGTCGATCGCCGCGGTCGACTGCGCGTTGTCGGTGGCCATGAGGTGGTCACCGGGCGCGATGTAGTGCGTGAAGTTGCGCACCGTGTTGAACTTCTCGTTCGTCAGCACCCGGCACGAGGGGTCGGCGTCGCCGTCCTTCAGTCGACGCTCCGACTGCCCCTGCGCGTTGCAGTCGAAGTCGATGAAGACGCTGCCCCAGTTGAGCTTCTCGACCTTCTCCATGTTGTAGAGGTCTTCGACGGGCTGCCAGAACACCCAGGCGTCGGGCTCGAGCTCGCGCAGGTCACCCACGATGTGCTGGGCCATGCCGAGACCGTTCTCGATGTCGTCGGTGACGAAGCCCTTGTCCTGGGCGGTCCAGTTGCCCTCGACCTCGCTCATCCACAGCGGCTTGTCCGCGGCCTTGGCGATGTCGCGCACGACCTGTCGACCGTCGGTGCCGTAGGTGTGCACGTTCAGCTGGTCGACCTGGCTCTTGGACTGCGCCGACCAGGTGTTCCAGTTGGTCGCGAAGATCCCGGGGTTGGTCTCGTCCATCGCCGAGATGACGGCGTCGGTGGTGGTGCTCGACTGCCCGAGGCGGGCCGCGAGGGCCTTGACCATGGCATCCTGCGCCTGAGGCCCGATGTGGGCGCCCTCCTGGCGCCCACCGGTCGGCCAGGTCGCGCCGTCGGGGATCTGGGTCTGCCAGTAGTTCGTGTTCGGCTCGTTGAACGGGTCGATGGTGTCGAACGTGATGCCGTGGGCCTTTTCGAGCTCGTCCACGACGTTCACGAGGTAGCCGGCGAACTTGTCCATGTCGGCGGTGGCGAGCTGCTCGCTCGTGGCGTTGTTGATGCCGCCCGAGGCGTATCCGCTCTGCGTGAGGAAGTACGGCGGGGAGTTGCTGAAGGCCTCCCAGTGGGTGATCTTACCTTTCAGGGCGTCGAGCCACCACCGCTGGGCGGAGTCCTTGGTGAAGTCGTAGGCGGCGGGGTCGTCGGGGTTCCAGGCCGCCTTGTAGCGCTCGCGATCGGCGTAGTTCGACGTGATCGCACCCTCGGCATCGGTCGCCTTCAGGTCGGGGTTCCAGAAACCGGGCACCGCGCCGCCGGGGCGGAGGTACGACGGGACGTCGGAGGCGTTGCCGCCGCCGATGTTGTAGCGCGCGATGTTGAGGTTCAGCCCGTCGTCGCCGAAGACGGCGTCGAAGAGTTTCTGGCGGACGTCGGCCGGGTAGTTGCCGGTCGCGTTGGCGAACCACACCAGGCTCGTGCCCCACCCTTCGAACGGCTTCTCGGAGGCGGTGGCGGGGTTGGGGGTGATGCGCACGGGGGCGGCGGCGGCCGCCTCGGCGGGCGGAGGTGCCACGGCGGCCGTGGCGGTGATCGCGCCGGCGGCCAGCGCCACGGCACAGGTCATCGACAACAGTCGAGCTGACTTCATCGTCATTCCGATCCGGCCGCAGCGGTGCGACCTCAGGTGGGGGGTGTTGACGTCAACATGTTGACGTCAACACCGAGCCTAAGGGAGCGCTATGGATGACCGCAACGGGTGCGCGGAATGTGTCGCCCGGCGCGGCCGCACCCGATCGCGCGAGTCAGGGGCGCGGGCCGGAACTGGCGCGAACCACCAGCGACGTGGGCACCAGGGTGCGGGTGTGCTCGCCCGCGTCGCCCTCGATGTCGGCGATGAGGGCGCTCATCGCCTCTTCGCCGACGCGTTCGAAACGCTGGCGCACGGTCGTCAGCGGCGGCCAGAAGTTCGCCGATTCCGGCATGTCGTCGAAGCCGACCACGCTGACCTCGCGTGGC
Encoded here:
- the pheA gene encoding prephenate dehydratase; translation: MLPDTDSAPARRTYSYLGPAGTFTEAALAQVPEARDQIWRPVRNVGEALADVVEGRSDAAMIAIENSVDGGVSTAQDALATVPGLRIVGEYLVPVNFVLVARPGTTLDDVSLIAAHPVAYAQCLKWLSENVPAHAHLPAESNVASALGVLDGTSAADAAIAAPGIVAHHDVTVLAESIGDNPNAVTRFVLVSRTVAPAPPTGADKTSLIVELPEDHPGALLELLEQFATRGINLSLLASRPIGDALGRYRFVIDADGHVLDERMADALLGLRRFSPKVIFLGSYARADRAIVRYPQRYSDDVFVEARDWLRGLLSGEPEA
- the pgm gene encoding phosphoglucomutase (alpha-D-glucose-1,6-bisphosphate-dependent); the encoded protein is MSSRAGQPAEASDLIDIDELIAAYYDRKPDAAVPEQRVAFGTSGHRGSSLSTSFNEDHILATTQAIVDYRAAQGITGPLFLGRDTHGLSLPAERSAIEVLVANGVDVRVDSRDAWVPTPALSHAILTYNRDLAADDPGRSDGIVVTPSHNPPRDGGFKYNPPHGGPADTDATGWIADRANELIAAGLEGVKRTRHADIDLDGLGQYDFRDAYVRDLASIIDVDAIKSAGVRIGADPLGGASVEYWALIAEVYGLDLIVVNPEVDPTWKFMTLDWDEKIRMDPSSPSAMASLVAARDEYDILTGNDADADRHGIVTPDAGLMNPNHYLAVAIDYLFSHRPNWPVDAAVGKTLVSSMIIDRVAASLGKTLLEVPVGFKWFVPGLLDGSVAFGGEESAGASFLRKDGTVWTTDKDGILLCLLAAEILAVTGKTPSQRYAELESEFGASAYQRVDAPASPAQKSALSKLSPDAVTATELAGEPITAKLSHAPGNGAAIGGLKVQTESAWFAARPSGTEDVYKLYAESLRGEEHLRAVQEEARAVVSAALGQA
- a CDS encoding RICIN domain-containing protein produces the protein MTCAVALAAGAITATAAVAPPPAEAAAAAPVRITPNPATASEKPFEGWGTSLVWFANATGNYPADVRQKLFDAVFGDDGLNLNIARYNIGGGNASDVPSYLRPGGAVPGFWNPDLKATDAEGAITSNYADRERYKAAWNPDDPAAYDFTKDSAQRWWLDALKGKITHWEAFSNSPPYFLTQSGYASGGINNATSEQLATADMDKFAGYLVNVVDELEKAHGITFDTIDPFNEPNTNYWQTQIPDGATWPTGGRQEGAHIGPQAQDAMVKALAARLGQSSTTTDAVISAMDETNPGIFATNWNTWSAQSKSQVDQLNVHTYGTDGRQVVRDIAKAADKPLWMSEVEGNWTAQDKGFVTDDIENGLGMAQHIVGDLRELEPDAWVFWQPVEDLYNMEKVEKLNWGSVFIDFDCNAQGQSERRLKDGDADPSCRVLTNEKFNTVRNFTHYIAPGDHLMATDNAQSTAAIDADGQGATIVHVNAEAAERTVQIDLRDFGTVAPGATVTPIVTTQSTADAPSVNALKTGQPVAVDAASRTATLTIPAKSVVTFEIDGVSGVSPDAAAFRDGQTVQLSGLQSGLALDGGSTLAVRTPATTADTARAQSWTVRTIDGKGTNRHRFTLQNGTGKFLASSGTSTALVDADPAAAASNPALQWMASTTDGTYYSILNVAAERVLDVNGASTTPGASVGLWTSNGGGNQQWRIAGTSVVGAEPVTVATAVGVSPTLPSTVDLRYAGRTLRSAVVSWQLDGVDFSRVGTVQVRGTGTDLFGNAFEATATVEVGPYTATRPASVTVPAGSALDVVRSQADGSVQAELSPSGSGFWVPVQWSWDGLTDASFAQTGTVGVTGVATGPSGEKLDARLTVIVTAASERNVAPQSQPSATFTESSQYGVGNTINGSSTDKGWSNWRSGTKNEQDTLSYALKQRETLTHVAVQFYRDGNTMSWPATLRVDRRVSGGDWIQGDLVTVPTPSSGAPKVDVPVAGAADEVRVVMNARSQTHMIVSEVEIFAAAPAPAGIADLARLTVGDTPVEGFAPDVLDYTVSSTGATWPALHALAVDEDASVVIIQPGASESADTARLAALAATGGVGTVQVTAPDGTSRTYSVTVNRTVGVTSVTVTGEPRVGSTLRATVVTDPAEAAAAYSWMRDGVAIDGATADSYALTAADEGRQITVEATATAAGFAAGTARSAAVVPTAAVSDPGTGGGTDGGSGTPGAGTGSTGPGAGAGDGSPASSANTGAGSAANGRDLATTGQNTEGVLVLSIGALVLLLLGAGAVVLRRRRSRV
- a CDS encoding NAD(P)-dependent alcohol dehydrogenase; protein product: MHVNAYAASSATSPLEPTTIERRDVGPKDVLIDIAYAGICHSDIHTIRGEWGNVPYPLTVGHEIVGTVAEVGSEVTSHKVGDRVGVGCMVNSCRECENCLAGEEQYCEKGNIGTYGAKDVDGTITQGGYSEKIVVDEHFVLRVPESIPYDKAAPLLCAGITTYSPLNHWNAGPGKKVAVVGLGGLGHMAVKIAHAMGAEVTVLSQTLSKKDDGLKMGADHYYATKDDETFEKLKKTFDLIINTVSAPLDLKQYLGLLALNGTMVNVGAPPEPLPIQVFTLFTNRRSFAGSSIGGIRETQEMLDFCAENGIAPETELISADQINEAYERVLKSDVRYRFVIDAKTFAPA
- a CDS encoding LLM class flavin-dependent oxidoreductase → MNDAIPSLSVLDLVPVRHGQTSAQAVSAALDLVERADRLGYRRYWFAEHHNMPSVASTTPPVLIAAAAARTSRIRVGSGGVMLPNHSPLIVAEQFAALEALAPGRIDLGIGRAPGSDPVITQLLNRSGTTSDVSRFPDHVTDIMALTSPEGATVRFTSGTEYQVKATPAASGIPQVWLLGSSDYSAQLAASFGLPYVFANHFAGEGLEHALQLYRDQFVPNESGEGPRTFVTANVVAAPTSEEAEERAIPQLRMMARLRTNRPLTPLKTIEAAKANPFDAMTESIMASTRQKWFVGTGDDVRSQLSAFAAQHGVDEIMVSPVAGAYEGETSEGRAQTLELIAAPATVAA